Proteins from one Fragaria vesca subsp. vesca linkage group LG6, FraVesHawaii_1.0, whole genome shotgun sequence genomic window:
- the LOC101308599 gene encoding acyl-CoA--sterol O-acyltransferase 1-like, with product MEGEFGNFIEVLSSIFVCLFYSYSLGKIVPKGKTRLLCVVPVVCLFLYLPLHLSSVHLGGATAFFISWLGSFKLLLFAFGKRPLASDQSISIGRFMAIACLPIEIEEIPPPKHQNGHIKTDPSPSKPHLNGQNGNTPHPRSAKSTTLNHVIKGFLLVILIGILYYSEHFHPNLILVLHCLYIYLLLEFLLVMVGVLAQALLGLELKPHFNEPYLSTSLQDFWGRRWNLMATSILRPAVYEPILDCSTRFIGRKWAPLPAVMGSFVVSGLMHELIYYYQGRVQPTWEVTWFFILQGSCLMVEILLKKALRGRFRLPTPVSVVLTVGFVVVTCFWLFFPQFLRSKADVRMLEEYVAFGAYMKNVAQTSQKWLSSS from the coding sequence ATGGAAGGTGAATTTGGCAACTTCATTGAGGTATTAAGTTCGATATTTGTATGCTTATTCTATTCCTACTCCCTCGGCAAAATAGTCCCCAAAGGTAAAACCAGGCTTCTTTGTGTAGTCCCAGTTGTCTGTCTCTTCTTGTACCTCCCTCTTCACCTGTCCTCTGTACATCTTGGAGGCGCCACTGCTTTCTTCATTTCATGGCTTGGCAGCTTCAAGCTTCTGCTTTTCGCCTTTGGTAAACGTCCTTTGGCTTCAGACCAGTCAATCTCCATTGGACGTTTCATGGCCATTGCTTGCCTCCCAATCGAAATCGAAGAAATCCCACCTCCAAAACATCAAAATGGCCACATTAAAACAGACCCATCTCCATCAAAACCCCATCTGAATGGCCAAAATGGGAACACCCCACATCCCAGAAGCGCCAAATCAACAACCCTGAATCATGTAATCAAGGGCTTCCTTTTGGTCATTCTGATAGGAATCCTCTATTATAGTGAGCATTTTCATCCAAACCTCATCTTAGTCCTTCATTGTCTATACATATATCTCCTCCTAGAGTTCCTCCTAGTTATGGTAGGAGTCCTGGCTCAAGCCCTTTTGGGATTGGAACTGAAGCCCCACTTCAACGAGCCCTACCTCTCCACATCGCTACAAGACTTCTGGGGCAGAAGATGGAACCTCATGGCCACCAGTATCCTACGGCCGGCCGTATACGAGCCCATTCTCGACTGCTCCACGCGCTTCATTGGCCGGAAATGGGCTCCTCTCCCTGCTGTAATGGGAAGCTTCGTAGTGTCCGGGCTCATGCATGAGCTGATTTACTACTACCAGGGACGCGTGCAGCCGACATGGGAGGTTACGTGGTTCTTCATTCTGCAGGGGTCGTGTTTGATGGTGGAGATCCTTTTGAAGAAGGCGTTGAGGGGCAGGTTCCGGCTGCCGACACCAGTCTCGGTGGTGTTGACAGTAGGGTTTGTGGTTGTGACTTGCTTCTGGCTCTTCTTTCCGCAGTTTCTTCGGAGTAAGGCTGATGTTAGAATGCTTGAAGAGTATGTTGCTTTTGGTGCATACATGAAGAATGTAGCTCAGACTTCCCAAAAATGGTTATCTAGCTCATGA
- the LOC101299785 gene encoding structure-specific endonuclease subunit slx1-like yields MMTRLSTTFPSVKLTNPRPSSNLLSCSTSLPKIKSEATSNSPSKSKSRSWSVYLILSTNAPIKTYVGVTTDFSRRLKQHNGELKGGAKASRAGRPWICACLVHGFKDQNEVCSFESKWKTLSRSLPRKRKDDSEAEQANNLSLPLLQHRQAALNRVKGIFDCTDLEIDWKLNPL; encoded by the exons ATGATGACGCGGCTCTCCACGACATTTCCTTCCGTGAAGCTCACAAACCCTCGCCCCTCCTCAAATCTATTATCATGTTCAACATCACTACCCAAGATCAAATCAGAAGCAACATCCAATTCTCCCTCAAAATCAAAGTCAAGGTCTTGGTCTGTGTATCTCATCCTTTCCACCAATGCCCCCATCAAGACCTACGTTGGTGTCACCACCGATTTCTCTCGCCG TCTGAAACAACACAATGGTGAACTAAAAGGTGGCGCAAAAGCATCCCGTGCTGGAAGACCATGGATTTGTGCATGCCTAGTACATGGTTTCAAGGACCAAAACGAAG TGTGTTCTTTTGAATCAAAATGGAAAACTTTATCAAGGAGTTTGCCTCGAAAAAGAAAGGATGACAGTGAGGCAGAACAAGCAAACAATTTGTCGCTTCCTCTACTACAACACAGGCAAGCAGCTCTAAATAGAGTTAAAGGTATATTTGATTGCACTGACTTGGAAATTGACTGGAAACTGAACCCGTTATAA